One genomic segment of Sminthopsis crassicaudata isolate SCR6 chromosome 4, ASM4859323v1, whole genome shotgun sequence includes these proteins:
- the MCRIP1 gene encoding mapk-regulated corepressor-interacting protein 1 isoform X1: MPQRQDTYTQVFVPSSPVSRVVYNGKRNSSPRSPSNSSEIFTPAHEENVRFIYEAWQCVERDLRNQMSGNERGLVEEYVEKVPNPSLKTFKPFDLSDLKRRNTQDAKKS, encoded by the exons ATGCCACAGAGACAGG ATACTTACACACAGGTGTTTGTACCCAGTTCCCCCGTCTCTAGAGTTGTCTACAATGGCAAAAGGAATAGTAGTCCCCGGTCTCCAAGCAACAGCAGTGAGATCTTTACTCCAGCTCATGAAGAGAACGTTCGCTTCATTTATGAAG CATGGCAGTGTGTGGAACGAGATCTCCGGAACCAGATGTCTGGCAATGAACGTGGCCTGGTGGAGGAGTATGTGGAAAAGGTTCCTAATCCCAGCCTGAAGA CTTTCAAACCTTTTGACTTGAGTGACCTGAAACGCCGGAACACACAAGATGCCAAGAAGTCCTAA
- the MCRIP1 gene encoding mapk-regulated corepressor-interacting protein 1 isoform X2, which translates to MTSSPVSRVVYNGKRNSSPRSPSNSSEIFTPAHEENVRFIYEAWQCVERDLRNQMSGNERGLVEEYVEKVPNPSLKTFKPFDLSDLKRRNTQDAKKS; encoded by the exons ATGACCAG TTCCCCCGTCTCTAGAGTTGTCTACAATGGCAAAAGGAATAGTAGTCCCCGGTCTCCAAGCAACAGCAGTGAGATCTTTACTCCAGCTCATGAAGAGAACGTTCGCTTCATTTATGAAG CATGGCAGTGTGTGGAACGAGATCTCCGGAACCAGATGTCTGGCAATGAACGTGGCCTGGTGGAGGAGTATGTGGAAAAGGTTCCTAATCCCAGCCTGAAGA CTTTCAAACCTTTTGACTTGAGTGACCTGAAACGCCGGAACACACAAGATGCCAAGAAGTCCTAA